A genomic window from Melanotaenia boesemani isolate fMelBoe1 chromosome 15, fMelBoe1.pri, whole genome shotgun sequence includes:
- the si:dkey-251i10.1 gene encoding ADP/ATP translocase 2 has product MSEQAVSFAKDFLAGGISAAISKTAVAPIERVKLLLQVQHASKQITADKQYKGIMDCVVRIPKEQGFLSFWRGNLANVIRYFPTQALNFAFKDKYKKIFLDGVDKRTQFWRYFAGNLASGGAAGATSLCFVYPLDFARTRLAADVGKAGQEREFKGLGDCLVKIFRSDGLKGLYQGFNVSVQGIIIYRASYFGMYDTAKGMLPDPKNTHILISWMIAQTVTAVAGLTSYPFDTVRRRMMMQSGRKGADIMYSGTIDCWRKIARDEGGKAFFKGAWSNVLRGMGGAFVLVLYDELKKVL; this is encoded by the exons ATGAGTGAGCAAGCTGTTTCATTCGCAAAGGACTTCTTGGCCGGCGGTATCTCCGCTGCCATCTCCAAAACAGCAGTCGCCCCAATCGAAAGAGTGAAACTTCTCCTTCAG GTCCAGCATGCCAGCAAGCAGATCACGGCAGACAAGCAGTACAAGGGTATCATGGACTGTGTTGTCCGCATCCCCAAGGAGCAGGGATTCCTTTCCTTCTGGAGAGGTAACCTTGCCAATGTCATCAGATATTTCCCCACCCAGGCCCTCAACTTTGCCTTCAAGGACAAGTACAAGAAGATCTTCCTTGATGGTGTTGACAAGCGCACGCAGTTCTGGAGGTACTTCGCTGGTAacctggcctctggtggtgccGCTGGAGCTACCTCTCTGTGTTTCGTATACCCCCTCGACTTTGCCCGTACCCGTCTGGCAGCTGATGTAGGAAAGgctggacaggaaagagagTTCAAGGGTCTGGGTGACTGCCTGGTGAAGATCTTTAGGTCTGATGGTCTGAAAGGCTTGTACCAGGGTTTCAACGTGTCTGTGCAGGGCATCATCATTTACAGGGCTTCATACTTCGGCATGTATGACACAGCAAAGG GTATGCTTCCAGACCCCAAGAACACCCACATATTGATTAGCTGGATGATTGCACAGACTGTAACGGCTGTTGCTGGCCTGACCTCCTACCCCTTTGATACTGTCCGTAGACGTATGATGATGCAGTCCGGACGCAAAGGAG CTGACATCATGTACAGCGGGACCATTGACTGCTGGCGCAAGATTGCACGTGATGAGGGTGGCAAGGCTTTCTTCAAGGGAGCCTGGTCCAACGTGCTCAGAGGCATGGGTGGCGCCTTTGTGCTGGTGTTGTACGATGAGCTGAAGAAAGTCCTCTAA
- the LOC121654917 gene encoding GDNF family receptor alpha-4-like: MSPDRMMIIGLLLNVFSRGCVPVSATLDCLVAEQGCIQEQSCMGIYRLLEYCAAEEAVSPLGSDARLECLEAQNSLQRYRPLQVCKCQRGSRREEHCLRVYWTVRFAAYDEYDVSPYEELELNLVRNIEMSRMASIMAASSLSVDGQNQCLKAAQDCGLYEKCGSLRSEYVVACTKRATTTDNSCNRQKCHKALRRFLERVPEEYSFALLFCPCSDTLCGERRRKTIVPSCSYEENVRREERTGKPNCISLQNFCSSDQLCRSRLADFQLNCQPSSLSASGCVRESRAMCLKAYTGLIGTIMTPNYVSNSSTEVSQWCTCEGSGNDWQSCQRILHMFSSNICLLNAINSMGISAPPPVEHTPVPVSQPSPRVYQESVHVSVNTLPEFNSMEDSAEEEEEEEASEKFNIIPPYSDKDSNIESGARGSQQGAASQAVPALPSVLLPTLILSWKCWFH, encoded by the exons ATGTCACCGGACAGGATGATGATCATTGGACTTCTGCTGAATGTCTTCTCTCGAG GTTGTGTACCAGTATCTGCTACTTTAGACTGTCTGGTGGCTGAGCAGGGCTGCATCCAGGAGCAGTCCTGCATGGGCATCTACCGGCTGCTGGAGTACTGCGCAGCTGAGGAGGCCGTGTCTCCCCTTGGCTCAGATGCCCGCCTGGAGTGCCTGGAGGCCCAGAACTCCCTTCAACGTTATCGCCCCCTTCAAGTTTGCAAATGCCAGCGTGGCTCTCGCAGAGAAGAACACTGCCTCAGGGTGTACTGGACTGTGAGATTTGCAG CATATGATGAGTATGACGTGTCCCCATATGAGGAACTGGAATTAAATCTGGTGAGAAACATAGAGATGTCACGAATGGCCTCCATCATGGCAG CTTCCTCTCTGTCTGTGGATGGCCAAAACCAATGTCTGAAGGCAGCTCAGGACTGTGGCCTGTATGAGAAATGCGGCTCCCTGCGGTCAGAATATGTTGTGGCCTGCACCAAGCGAGCAACAACCACAGACAACAGCTGTAACCGCCAGAAATGCCACAAAGCTCTGCGGCGCTTCCTGGAGCGTGTACCAGAGGAATACAGCTTTGCTTTGCTCTTCTGTCCCTGCTCTGACACTCTGTGTGGGGAGCGCCGGAGGAAAACCATTGTACCGTCATGCTCCTATGAGGAGAATGtgagaagagaggaaagaacGGGCAAGCCCAACTGCATAAGTCTGCAGAACTTCTGCTCCAGCGACCAGCTGTGTAG ATCACGGCTTGCTGATTTTCAGCTCAACTGCCAGCCTTCTTCTCTTTCTGCCTCTGGCTGTGTGCGAGAGAGCAGAGCCATGTGCCTGAAGGCCTACACAGGACTCATAG GCACCATCATGACTCCCAACTATGTGAGCAACAGCAGCACAGAGGTGTCCCAATGGTGCACATGTGAGGGCAGTGGGAATGACTGGCAGAGCTGTCAGCGCATCCTTCACATGttcagcagcaacatttgtCTTC TCAATGCCATCAACTCCATGGGAATCTCTGCCCCTCCTCCGGTGGAACACACTCCTGTGCCAGTTTCTCAGCCCTCCCCCCGTGTTTACCAAGAGAGTGTCCACGTCAGCGTTAACACTCTCCCTGAATTCAACAGC ATGGAGGACAGTgcggaagaggaagaagaagaggaagcaaGCGAGAAATTCAACATCATCCCACCATATTCTGACAAGGATTCCAACATTGAATCGGGTGCCAGAGGGAGTCAGCAGGGAGCAGCTAGCCAAGCAGTACCTGCCTTGCCATCAGTGCTGCTGCCAACTCTCATCCTGAGCTGGAAGTGTTGGTTCCACTGA